The following coding sequences are from one Gopherus flavomarginatus isolate rGopFla2 chromosome 23, rGopFla2.mat.asm, whole genome shotgun sequence window:
- the LOC127039574 gene encoding uncharacterized PE-PGRS family protein PE_PGRS54-like isoform X1, translated as MGSGTGMRGTGQAGGAHSSIGMVSGTGVRGTGQAGGAHSSIGMVSGTGVRGTGQAGGAHSSIGMVSGTGVRGTGQAGGAHSSIGMGSGTGVRGTGQAGGAHSSIGMGSGTGVRGTGQAGGVHSSIGMVSGTGVRGTGQAGGAHSSIGMGSGTGVRGTGQAGGAHSSIGTVSGTGVRGTGQAGDAHSSIGMVSGTGVRGTGQAGGAHSSIGMVSGTGVCGTGQAGGAHSSIGMVSGTGVRGTCAPLVGQAVAFLVQANGLHLSALRRSALGGLLAGGCRADGHLTRAAGAAAGGKCRDATVPASEP; from the exons ATGGGTAGCGGGACGGGCATGCGCGGGACGGGGCAGGCTGGAGGTGCCCACTCATCCATTGGGATGGTTAGCGGGACGGGCGTGCGCGGGACGGGGCAGGCTGGAGGTGCCCACTCATCCATTGGGATGGTTAGCGGGACGGGCGTGCGCGGGACGGGGCAGGCTGGAGGTGCCCACTCATCCATTGGGATGGTTAGCGGGACGGGCGTGCGTGGGACGGGGCAGGCTGGAGGTGCCCACTCATCCATTGGGATGGGTAGCGGGACGGGCGTGCGCGGGACGGGGCAGGCTGGAGGTGCCCACTCATCCATTGGGATGGGTAGCGGGACGGGCGTGCGCGGGACGGGGCAGGCTGGAGGTGTCCACTCATCCATTGGGATGGTTAGCGGGACGGGCGTGCGCGGGACGGGGCAGGCTGGAGGTGCCCACTCATCCATTGGGATGGGTAGCGGGACGGGCGTGCGCGGGACGGGGCAGGCTGGAG GTGCCCACTCATCCATTGGGACGGTTAGTGGGACGGGCGTGCGCGGGACGGGGCAGGCTGGAG ATGCCCACTCATCCATTGGGATGGTTAGCGGGACGGGCGTGCGCGGGACGGGGCAGGCTGGAGGTGCCCACTCATCCATTGGGATGGTTAGCGGGACGGGCGTGTGCGGGACGGGGCAGGCTGGAG GTGCCCACTCATCCATTGGGATGGTTAGCGGGACGGGCGTGCGCGGGACGTGCGCGCCGCTTGTGGGACAGGCTGTTGCTTTTCTCGTGCAAGCGAATGGATTGCACCTTTCAGCCCTACGCCGTTCCGCGCTGGGAGGGCTGCTAGCGGGCGGCTGTAGGGCCGATGGGCACCTCACCCGAGCTGCTGGAGCCGCTGCAGGGGGGAAATGCCGGGATGCCACAGTCCCCGCTTCAGAGCCCTAA
- the LOC127039574 gene encoding uncharacterized PE-PGRS family protein PE_PGRS54-like isoform X2, with translation MGSGTGMRGTGQAGGAHSSIGMVSGTGVRGTGQAGGAHSSIGMVSGTGVRGTGQAGGAHSSIGMVSGTGVRGTGQAGGAHSSIGMGSGTGVRGTGQAGGAHSSIGMGSGTGVRGTGQAGGVHSSIGMVSGTGVRGTGQAGGAHSSIGMGSGTGVRGTGQAGGAHSSIGTVSGTGVRGTGQAGDAHSSIGMVSGTGVRGTGQAGGAHSSIGMVSGTGVCGTGQAGGAHSSIGMVSGTGVRGTCAPLVGQAVAFLVQANGLHLSALRRSALGGLLAGGCRADGHLTRAAGAAAGGKCRDATVPASEP, from the exons ATGGGTAGCGGGACGGGCATGCGCGGGACGGGGCAGGCTGGAGGTGCCCACTCATCCATTGGGATGGTTAGCGGGACGGGCGTGCGCGGGACGGGGCAGGCTGGAGGTGCCCACTCATCCATTGGGATGGTTAGCGGGACGGGCGTGCGCGGGACGGGGCAGGCTGGAGGTGCCCACTCATCCATTGGGATGGTTAGCGGGACGGGCGTGCGTGGGACGGGGCAGGCTGGAGGTGCCCACTCATCCATTGGGATGGGTAGCGGGACGGGCGTGCGCGGGACGGGGCAGGCTGGAGGTGCCCACTCATCCATTGGGATGGGTAGCGGGACGGGCGTGCGCGGGACGGGGCAGGCTGGAGGTGTCCACTCATCCATTGGGATGGTTAGCGGGACGGGCGTGCGCGGGACGGGGCAGGCTGGAGGTGCCCACTCATCCATTGGGATGGGTAGCGGGACGGGCGTGCGCGGGACGGGGCAGGCTGGAG GTGCCCACTCATCCATTGGGACGGTTAGTGGGACGGGCGTGCGCGGGACGGGGCAGGCTGGAG ATGCCCACTCATCCATTGGGATGGTTAGCGGGACGGGCGTGCGCGGGACGGGGCAGGCTGGAG GTGCCCACTCATCCATTGGGATGGTTAGCGGGACGGGCGTGTGTGGGACGGGGCAGGCTGGAGGTGCCCACTCATCCATTGGGATGGTTAGCGGGACGGGCGTGCGCGGGACGTGCGCGCCGCTTGTGGGACAGGCTGTTGCTTTTCTCGTGCAAGCGAATGGATTGCACCTTTCAGCCCTACGCCGTTCCGCGCTGGGAGGGCTGCTAGCGGGCGGCTGTAGGGCCGATGGGCACCTCACCCGAGCTGCTGGAGCCGCTGCAGGGGGGAAATGCCGGGATGCCACAGTCCCCGCTTCAGAGCCCTAA